Genomic segment of Bdellovibrio bacteriovorus:
ATTTCGAATCAATATGTCTGAGGATGGAATCATCAAAAGTAGTGTGGTCAGAACAGCACTCAGCGCAAGAGGTCTTTGAAACTGAGAAAGGTTTTGGCTCGCGACGTATGCAAAGTTAATGGCTAAGATCGGAAGGAAAGAATAGATAAAGCGAGCTTCTCCGGGGTTCGAGAAGAAAACAGCAGCGCACTGACAGAGAATAAATAATAGGAAAAGCCGGGTTATCGGATTTGAAAGAATTCGCGAAGCACAGAAGAGTGTACAAAGAAATGCAAAAAGATAAAGACCACCTAAGATCTTACTGAGGGCCGTCATTCTTCCTTTCATTGGATCAGGATAGAAAGGCCCGTCAAAGATGTTCAACAAACTGCGCGACTGCAAGGCCGCCACCCACGGTCGCTCTTGCACACATGCCTTCGCCGTTTGCACATAGTAAAGCGTGTCGCGAAAGTCATTTTCTAAAAATAAAGATCGCGTTTCTCTGAGAGACCAAAATGCAGGTGGCCGAAACCAGAATGAATTCTGCTCGTTTTTAAAATCCAACGTGGGTGCCTGACACCAGGCCTGAGCGATATTGGCACCACGATTTAAATTCAAAGACGCTGTTCCTTGCCGATCAAATCGACTGTTCACAAGCGAAAGACCCGCTAGCAGAAACACCATGAGCATCAAGCCCGCCAGAGTCTGCTTGCGGGACATCCTTGTTGCCTCGGTGGAGAAAGTGAGAGCGTAGAGCGGAAAAAGCAAAAGAAACGGCAGAATGATATTTCTTAACGCGAATGAGAGACCTAATAAAATGAAAATGCCTAAATGGCGTGTCCACAATGACACTTTGAAAGTTTCAAAGTAAAGCCCCAGAGCCAACACCGTCAGAAACTGAAAAAGGCTTTCGCTTATGTTTAACGAATTCAAATAAATCTGCATGGGATTAAGCAACAAAAAGAGTCCTAGAACGCCGTTTTGCCATCGTGAAGAGACATTAAGATGACCCAGAAATCGATAGACCAAATAGGCGGTGCCCAGCCCTAATCCCTGATTCAGCCAATAAAGAAGACTCAAGCGATATTCTAAAAGACCGATGGAATCTAAGATTTTATAAATAAAGGCCAGCCAAACCGGATAAGAACCCCATGCCGCAAAATTTCCGAAAACTTCGCCAGAAATCACAGCCAAGGCTCGCTCATCGAAGCGAAAAGCCATGTGAATATTCCACGTCTCGCTTTTATAAAAGAATACGAAGAAAGCGAATCGAAGAAGAATGCTAAGAAGAAAAAGTCCCCGTAAGCTTAAAGAGATATCACACCCGTCCTAAGAATGTCGTTACTGATCGTCGTGGAAATACTTTTCGAAGTAACACGAACCAGATCTGTGTAGGTATCAATCATTTTCAGAAATTGTTTTAACTCAATCTGATTTTCACAGGCACCAGGGAAGGCGTTCTTCCTTAAGTAACAGTTGTTTTGCACAGTGAAAGTTTCAATGGCAACGTTCGTTCCCTCGACATTCTTAAAGAACATTCCAAATCCCGCGCCTACAACAGGGTTTCCGGCATTAGATTTAGGGAACTCTTGAACGGAGATCACTCTTTCATTGTTATCGAGATCAATGGAGTAAGCCTTAAAGAAAAATTTAGAAACTGATCCTTCTGTACAATTGGGCGAGTTCGGAAGACAGCAGGTAACACTCATCGTGCCATCACTGCGATGAGTGATGAAGGGACGACGTTTCATGGCGCCTAATACGTACAGTGCGGTGATACCCGGAAACTTATTATCTATCTCAAAAGCGTTATCCGCCTCATCACATCGTGCGACCATAAGGCGTTTGGTTCTTTTTTGCATTCCACCTTGGCTTCCGGTCAGACGATGTTCTTCCAACAAAAAAGAATCAAGAATAATATCGTAAGCCGTTCCTGATATGGCTTCCGTGGCTTTTTCATACAGGTGACTTCCCTGAGCATTCTTAGCCCATTCTTGAGGATTTATAATCATTGAAGGCGCAGGTGAAACTGCATTGCTACCTAGACTCGCTGCTCCCGTATTGAGGGTTTGATAGAAAGTTGTCGGCATATTCAGACGGCTCATGTTTAAGTTTCTTGCCGAACGACGAATAAACATATCCATTTCTTGAATTTCACTGACCACTTCTTGCTTCTTTTCAATACGCTGCATCTCTTTTACGAAGACAATCGTTGCTTGGCTTGATGCTAAAAGCAGAATGGCCATGATGGCACTGACCACCATGACCTCAACCAATGTGAATCCCTTCTTATCCAAAATCATGGTTTCACCTTAATAAAATCCAGATACCCCAGATCAAAATTCGACTTCTTCATCACCCACAACATCGAAATCAAGGGCTTTTGTAAATCAGCTTCAAGTAGGCGGTCTTCATCGGTTCCACAGCCTTGCGCTATATCCCGAACAGCAATGTTTCTATTTCTGCTTGAATAACAAGCGACCTTGATTTTCACCGAAGGATCTGGAACCCATTCAAACTCCTCTTGCTGTTGCGCTTGAGGCGAGCTTTGTGGGCCTTGGTTGCTCTTATCCACTTTGACTTTTTTCAGCAGTCGGCGCGCTTCAATAAAGGCACCGTCTCTATCGACAAGCTCCTGACTGAGCTCTTCAAATCCGGGCTTTTTAAACGCCAGCTTAGAAAACTCTCCTTGAAGCGCGGGTGCAAGATGCGCCCCTTGCAGAGCGACCCATACTGCACGCGGTTCGGAAGCTAACTCTGGAAACGGATAATAATTTCCATGAGGTGCCACCGCCATGAGCGAACTCAACCAACCCGAAGAAGAATGAGGCGCAACGAAAAATCCATTTGAAGATTCACAGGCGCTACCACCGTCCGCAAAGTTTTGCGATGACTTGCCGCGAGTGACGAAGAATCCACCGCTCTTATTCTGACAGAGGAATTCGTGCGAGCTTGTCTGTTCAGAGGCCACAGGAACAACGCCGCGGAATTTCACGTGATTGAAAAGCACGTAGGCTGTTCCACCACCGGCAGGCGCGCGCACGTAAGAATAAGGTGTTTCCGAAACAACCGTATGGGTCTGTACGCCAGCAGGACTATAATAAAGCATGTGCCGTTGATCGACGTCATTTGAAAGCATGGCTCTAGGCACATCTGCCACGACACCGGCGTCTTCTACTTTGAGCGCCGTCCAGAATTCGCTAGAAACTTTACTTCCAAAAGATTTTTTCAAATCACTTGCAGCCCGAGAACTCTCTTCTTCTCCTTGTGGAGAAACAAAGAATCCCATTTTTGCTAGATTCAGTAACTGATAACGATTCGATGCTTTTGGAATCTCATCTAAGCGGGCCACCGACCCACCTTGTTGCAGAATACCTTCGCGCAACTGAGTCACCGGATGCGATTCGCGTCCCATATTTCGGCAGGCCTCCGGAGCCTCGGCAAAACTCACGGAAGGAATCGTCGAACTTCCTAGAGTGCGCGCCAAAGTATATTCACCGAAGGCAAAACACATCGCAGGAAGCTTGTCGTTACAATTTCGCGACTGATAGATCAGCTTTCCATTTTCAACCTTAGCCGAAATACAACGGCCTCCTCCTGCCAACGCAATGTTTTGTTCAGCATAAGGCAGGATTTTTTCGGCTTCGTCTTTGTTTTCAGCAGCACATTCAGGAATCTGCGCATCCAAAGGTTCTGGTGGTAACTCGTTCAATGGGCCAAAGGTTTCTAGCCCCATGCGAGTGCATCCTTTAACAAAACACATCGTACAGTGGAGTGGCATTGAAGCGGCACCGATTTCTGCCGCCCACTTATCTTCGTTATCCAAGAAATCCGGAGTGGACACGGTCAAAGAAGGTCGTGCCGAAATAGGATTGGTCTCAGAACACACTTTGCGACAAAGAGGTTCTGCATTATTCACTTTCACCTTCAAGCCATTGCCGCCCGGACTGAACGACATAGGAGCACTTGTATCCATTCCGCCTTGAGCATCTATCGGGTAAAAAAGCTGGTTGGAGTGTTGACGATAAGATGTCGTCGCTGAGTTTGTGTACTCTATCGCAGTTCCCGAATTGTTCAGAATATTCTTCCCATTAGTATCTAAAAACTCCAGCTTAGGACTGACACGGACGCGTTCTCTGTAACCATACTTGTTTTTAGAAAAATAGTTCGCAAAAGCCGTGACGTTTATAAACGGTTTGTAGTCGCGCGTGTGATTTCGCGCCGGGCAACGAAAACGGGTTTCGGTACAAGCGGCGACGACGTTTTTAGTTCGATCTGCGGAAAGACGACCATCAATGTAACGACCTTGAACCACTTCCGTAGCTGAAAACGAAATTTCAAAAGGACTGACACCGGACTCTTCAAAAATAGTATTATTATAAATAGTCCGTCCCGAAGGGTCTCCGACACCGGTGCCTGCGGGTGACATCGAGAGAATCACACCATTAGCATCGCGGACATCACACGAGCCCACGTCCAAAACTGAAATAAGATCTTTTGAATCTGCGGAACGCTTAGAGCGTTCTCCGTTGTCTAGAATACGGTCATAGTTCGTGACCGCCTCAACCATGAAGACGGCGGTCTTTGAATCGACTCTCTGCAAACCCATAGGTAACAGAGAAAATACGGCGCTGGATTTCGTCGGATCCATTGTACGAATGCTAATACTTAAATCGACTTGTAAAGTTTTGAAATCAATAGCTTGGCTGGTCGCCAAGGTGTTCTTGCCCTGAACGGGGGCTAATGAGATTTTGATTTCGCCTCTATCTGAAACTTTATAATCTGATACCGACCACTCGGGTGCAAAAACCTTTTTCCACACGGTCAAAGAAAACGCGGTGTTCAATCGCGCCTTTGCCGTGACAAGATCTATGGGTTGAATTCCGGGTTTAATCTGCTTTGGCTCTAATAAAGAACAAATGCCTTTTGTTTTAAGGCCTCCCGACGTCTCGGCTGTTTCTAAAAGGGCCGCCCGTGTGCGGTTTAAAACGTCAGTTCCGATTCCAGGCAGTTCCTGTTTTGCAACAGAACTTTTCGCCATCGTCGAATGCTGGCTGACTATGGCAGCAATGGATAGTATCGAAAGAGCTACGATACCCGCGGCGATCACGCCTTCAATCACGGAAAAACCTTGTATAGATTTGCTATTGTGTTTTTTCATAGATCTCCCGCACATAAACGTTCAAAAAAGAGTCTAGTTATCACCGTCGCCATCACCGTTCGACTGAAGGACTTCGACAGGGCGTGGTCGGACCACCATCGTTGTGACCGTCGTAGTTTCCGTGACGGACTCCTGAGGCGACGTCACTTCTATCTCAGGAAGTTGCACCCCCAGCCGCTTGGGCTCGATAACGGACAAAGTTGGATTCTTCACGAAGGTGCTTGCCACGTAGGGATTATAAGTATTTCTAAACGTAGGTTTCGTGGCTTCCATCGGTGAATATCGAGAGACACTGATATCAAATTTTTCGTAGGAAAGACTTTTAAAGCTACTAGCCACAGTGACAGAGGTCGAAGTCGAGCTGCTTGCAGAGTCCCCTTCCACTTCGCGACTGACCCGTTGAGTTTGGAATACGCGCACCGGCGAATAGCATTTGCGCTCAACTTCCGCGTTGAGTTTTTCCCCAGGCATGAAGACTTCTTGCTTACCCATGGCATCGACCAGCATCACGTCTTTTTCCCGATTCGGATAAATTTCGCTATTGTAGGTCGTCGTTCTTTCATACTTTAGCTTGTAGATAGCCCCTGGCCCCAAATTTGTGATGCGCACACCGATCATCGCCGATGCTCCATCTTGGGGAGCCCCCAAAGGACCGCGACATTCTGGATTGTTCGTCAGAACACTTCCCGCTTCACATTCAAAGATGCAGGATTCTCTTCCCGTATTACTAATCACCTGCACGTCAGGAGTTCCGATAGGTCGGCGGATCGCTCCACTTTTACTGACTTCTTTGGCTCGGCCGTCTGTTCCCATGAACTGAGTCACTGCCGTCATCACAACCATAAACCGATCGTCATCCGAGAGAGAGTTAATGAATGGAATTTCGCCCACAAGAGATCTAAATGAGCTTTGTTTCGACCAATCAACAAGATCCATTTTCAATTCGGTGGTATAAACCTTCTTGTTCTCATCTTTGTTTTCCACAACAAGAACCAAAACATCGTCCTCATGACGAACGGATTTTATATTGTACTTACTTTCAGGAATGCGCGGAGTATGGTATCCACCGCCCCAGCGGCATTTTTTTTTATTACTTCCTAAATCTTCCCAACCATCTTCGCGACACAATACCAGGTTATGAGCGACGAAATATCCGCCTAATCCCAAGGCTTTTTGATTACCTAGATTTGTCTCCCATTCAGAATAGGCGTAAGACGACCTTCTAAAGATATCCAGTCCCATCTGAGACATGGCAGCGACGCTCAATACGGAAATAACCGATATCCCTGCGACCATTGGCAGAATGCCTGCGCCAGAGTGATTCAACTTCACAAAAACCTCCGACCGAAACGCACAAATGAAGCATTTTAATGTTGATTCCCCAAATTTATCGGCAATTTTTCGCGGCGAATAAACCCTAGGTGCATTACGATGTGTGGCTTAAATTTTTTTTGACTTCGCGTACTGCTTCAAAAGAAGACGACGTTCCAGAATTTTTAAAACTGCGTAATATAACCGTCTCACTCATAAAAATGATTTGCTTTTAACTCAGTAGAACTGATCTTCGTTCTCGACTTGCAAGATGGCGCGAAAACCGTGGCGGCCCGCTATCGCCGTCACTAGATGGCGAAGGCAGTTGATAGTTCTACCTCCACTTCCCAAAACCCGGCCGAAGTTATCTTGATCTGTTTTTATGTAATAGACGGTGGTCTGTTCCCCCACGGAGTATCTAAGACCTACACTATTCGGATCGCTGGCAATTTCTTTAAGTGCCAATTCGACAATGCGCTGAATGTTTTCTCGCGCGATATTGAACCTTTCTGAAGATCCGTCTTCCATCTTCCGCACTTTAATCACCGCCACTTGCTTTCTTAGCGAACTCATTCCTTGGCCCCTTTTGTGACATAGTTCTTCATCTCTTGTGAAATGTCTTTAGCCGAGCTTAAGTTACTGTGTCGGACTCGACTGTATGCCCACAGATTCAAAAACTGCGACCATGCGAGGAGCAGATGAACGAACTTTCAAAAATCCTGATTCGCGAGTTTGAAATGAAGCGCCAGCGAAATCTCAAATTTTCACTAAGGGCTTTTGCTAAGTTTTTGAAAACAGATGCCAGCAATCTTTCAAAGATCCTTCGTGGTGAGAGAATTCCTTCTGCTAGCTTTGCTTTGGAGCTTCTTCAACGACTGAACATCAATACGGATGAAAGAAACATAGTCTTGAAATCACTTGTCGAAACTAAAAGTCATCTTAAAGAAGAAAAGAAAGAAAGGTCGAAAAATCTAGAACACAAAATCGTGGCGTCTTGTCATTGGCTTCACCTTATTTTACTGGAGCTCTCGCAAATAATGATTTTAACGCCAAATCAGCTTGAAAAGATCAGCCGAATTTTGAATGTCTCTTTGTATGAAGTTAAGGTGGCCTACGAGGAATTGGCAAGATGGGACTTATTAAATGAAGATGGTATCGATAATTATAGTACGATGTGTGGGCCCATAACTGCGGAAAATCTTCGCGCGATTCAAAGACAATTTTTAAAGATGGCTGTGGATGCCATGGAAATCTACGACCTGACAGAACGGGAAAACACGACACTGACTTTCTCGATTCCCAAGGCGCACATTCCCGAAGTAAAAGAGATCTTAAAAAAGACTCGCGATCGGATCAATCGTTTATCCAACATGAAGAAAAATCAGAAAAGCTGCATCTACAATATTTCTATGGCCCTTTATCCCGTCTGTGATAGCGCTGATCTATCCTAAGTTGTATCAAGTTGAAACAGTTTTCGTAAAAAGTATTACGTTCTGTCTATAATTCCGCTTTTCACTCGGACTTTCTTGTTAAGAATCCGATAAGAAGAATATGAAACACGGAACGTATCTTGTCTTGATTCATGTTTTTCTAGCATCCCTAGGAAGCTTCGCCGCTCCTAATCTTCTGACATATCAAGGCCGCATCGTGAAAGCGGACGGTTCCGCCCTTGAGTACAATAACGTCAGCTTTTTATTTGAAATCACTAACAACACCGGCGCCTGCGTGATCTATCGAGAGCAGAAAAACGGAATCAACATGACGAACAGTCATGGTGTTTTCGATGTTCCAATTGGTGCCGGTACAAAACTTTTCCCTTCTTCACCGACGAAAACTCTTTTGAATGCGTTTAATAACAGTACGACTCACGATTGTGCAGATGCTGATAACAATGTTGCGGGCTCTTATACACCCGCTGTCGGACACACGCGTCTTTTGCGCGTTCAGTTTCACGACGGAACAGGTTGGAAGGTCATCAGCCCGGATAATGAGATTCGCTCTGTTCCCTTTGCGGCCTACTCTCAATCCGCTGAAAAGCTTGGCGACTTAGGCGCCAATGACTTCATCGTAAAAACAGGCATTCCTTCTTGTAATACGGGTGAATTTTTAACTTGGAATGGAACCGCTTTAACTTGTGGCGCGGTTTCTGGAGCCAGTGGTGGAACGGTCACCAATGTCACATCGGCCAACTCTTATCTCACAGTGACTAACAACACATCCACGCCCCTTCTTACACTGAACGTGGGTACCACTGCTAACACCGTCGCTGCCGGAAATGATCCGCGTTTGTCAGACTCTCGTCCCCCGAATGGCGCCGCAACCGGTGATTTAAGTGGAAACTATCCAAATCCTACAGTGGCAAAAATTCAAAATGTGGCAGTCGCGACGGCGGCGCCGACAACGGGGCAGTTTTTTAAGTTCGATGGTGCCCAATGGGCGGCTTCAGCCATTGCGATTTCTGATGTTACAAACTTGAATTCCACATTCTCTAATTATCACACCACCGCGGCCTTCAATGCCGCTGTCGGAAGTGCGAACTGCGCCGCTTACCAAACTCCTTACTGGAATTCGGTTTCGGGCTCTTTTCAGTGCCAAGCGATCAACGTATCCGTCGCTGGCGATGTCAGTGGAAGTATTGGTGCCGTATCGGTTAATAAAATTAAAGGTGTCGATGTTGATACGACCGGATTGTCTTCAGGACAAGTTTTAAAATACGACGGAACGAAGTGGGCGCCTGGAAATGACAGTAACGCCGGTGGTACAGTTACAAATATCACAACCGGCACGGGTCTTAGCGGTGGTCCGATCACTTCGACGGGAACTATTTCTTTGGCAAATACGACGGTGACAGCAGGTTCTTATACGCGCGCCAATATTACGGTGGACGCTCAAGGTCGTTTGACTGCCGCAAGCAATGGCTCGGCCGTGAATCTTGCCACGGATATCACTGGAACTCTTCCAATTGCAAACGGCGGTACTGGCCAAACAAATGCGACAGAGGCCTTCAACGCGCTTTCTCCCCTGACAACAAAGGGCGATATTGTCGTGAACGACGGAACCAATGACATTCGTCTTCCAGTAGGTACGAATGGACAAGTTCTTTCCGCAAACTCGGCCCAGGCCTCGGGCTTACAATGGGTGACTCCCACGAATGGAACTGTCACCAATGTTTCAGGTACAGCACCTATTTCGGTTTCATCCGGCTCAACAACTCCTTCAATTTCAATCGCGGATGCGACGACCTCAGCAAAAGGGGCTGTTCAAGTAGGAGCTGGTATCGCAGTCACCTCAGGGACTATCAGTGCTGATCCCGCAAACTTTCCTTCAGCGGTGCCCGTTGCTAAAGGCGGTACGGGTGCCACTTCGTTAACGGCAAATAGACTTCTTGCTTCCAATGGAAGCGGCAGCGCGATCACCGCATTTAACTGCGCGACGGGACAGCTTCTTACTTTTGATGCGACAGGTATGATGACTTGTACATCTTTTGCAAATGCATCGGTGTTTGTGAATGGCGGAAACTCTTTCGCAGCGGCAGGAACTTTGGGAACGAATGACTCCAATGCATTGAATTTAGAAACGAACAATGCGGTTCGACTTACAATCAGTGCTGCGGGTGACCTCGCCGTCAATACGACGGTCGACACAAATGCAAAACTCAAGATCCGTTCTGGATCGGCGACTCAAGCCCCTCTGAGTTTAGACAGTCCGGCCTCAGGTATTCCTAGCATTGATTTTCTTCGCAATGGAACTTGGAAGGGAACTTTCGGGTTTACAAATGGTGCGGGCGACGAACTTTATGTCTCTAACGGTGTTAACGGGCCGGTGATCTTTGATACGAATAACGACGAAAAAATGCGCATTCAAGCTGATGGTAAAGTTGGCATCGGTTCTAGTGGCCCAGGGGCTCTCTTGCAAGTCGGAGCTTGGGATGCGCAGGCGACTTACAACAGTATATTCGTTGGAAGTTATCACAATACTTTGGGGCAAGCTCAGTTCGTTGGTAACTGGAACAGCACGGGATATTGGGGTATTGGTCCTGCGACAAATCCGGCTAACGGTGTTGTGCGTATCGGTAATGCGAATACAGCCGGCGACTGGAGAGCCACTCAAGATTTGGCGCTTCAAGTGCCCGGAAGAATTGGTCTTGGTCCTACGGTCACAGCTCCTGAAAGGGTGTTGCATATCAAAGGAACTGGCGGGCTTGACGATGATCTTTATATTCAATCGCAGCACAGTGCGAGTGGCGAAGGTTCTGTGATTATCACGCGCGCGCGCGATTCTGCGGGAGCTCCTGCCGCCGTTCTTGCTAATGACAGTTTGGGATTTCTGGCGATCCGTGGTTACGATGGATCTGCCTATGTACAAGCAGCAAGCATTAACGCCTACGCGGCATCTGACTTTGCGACTTCAAAATCATCAACGATGATTTTCAGTACAATAGCTTCGGGAACGTCTGCTGAAAGAATGAGAATTCATTCTGACGGAAATGTTGGGATTGGAACCACGGCACCTACAGGACACCTTACAGTCTCCTCTGCGGCGGCCTATACGATGATCTATAATACCAACACCTCCGCCGGCGGCCAGGCGTGGCGATGGCTTTCCTCTTCTACCGCCGCTCCTCTTGGCGCCAATGCTATGTGCTTCGCACTCGGCGCCTGTTATTTTAGTTTATATGCTTCAGGTAACGCCACCCTCTCTGGCACCCTCACTCAAGCTTCAGATGTTCGTCTTAAAAACGATATCCAACCAATCCTTAATGCCTTGGATCGAATCACAAATATTCACGGCGTGACTTATCAATGGATCGACAAAAATAAAGACCAGACAAAACAAATGGGTCTTATCGCGCAAGAAGTGGAAGCTGTTTTCCCTGAGGTCGTGAAAACGGACAGCAAGGGATTTAAATCGGTCGCTTATCAAAATCTTGTTGCTCCGATCATCGAAGCCATTAAGGAGTTGAACCATAGATGGTCTTCAGATTCGGAAGTCATTCATAAAGAATTAGTCGCGCAAAAACGAGAGATCGCTTCCCTCAAAGAAGAAAACGAAAAACTCAAAACGCAAGTTGAAGAAATCTCTTCGATCAAAAAAGCCTTGTGCAAGCAGGATAAGAGTCTCGACTTTTGTAAAAAATAACTCACAGAAGTTCGCTAAACTGTGTCTCACTTCGAGACACTTTTTCTAAATCGCGCTTACATTCGAATAATTCTGGCCCAAAGACCTTCGAAATAGTTGTTAAGATTCCGATAAGATAGGTATGAGAACCGGTACGTCGCTTATTCTATTTCTCGTTTTCTTCGCCATGCATGCAGCTGAAGCTGCTCCTGCGCTGTTCACTTATCAAGGACGTATCTTAAAAGCCGATGGTCAGGCCTTAGAGCACAACTCTGTCAGTTTTATTTTTGAAGTCACCAACCCTAATGGCACTTGCGTTATTTATCGCGAACAAAAAGACGGCATCAATATGGTGAATTCTAAAGGCGTCTTTGACGTGCCCATCGGTTCGGGCACAAAACTATTTCCAGCCGATCCGTTTTATTCCCTCTTAGA
This window contains:
- a CDS encoding KH domain-containing protein: MSSLRKQVAVIKVRKMEDGSSERFNIARENIQRIVELALKEIASDPNSVGLRYSVGEQTTVYYIKTDQDNFGRVLGSGGRTINCLRHLVTAIAGRHGFRAILQVENEDQFY
- a CDS encoding TIGR02147 family protein, whose translation is MNELSKILIREFEMKRQRNLKFSLRAFAKFLKTDASNLSKILRGERIPSASFALELLQRLNINTDERNIVLKSLVETKSHLKEEKKERSKNLEHKIVASCHWLHLILLELSQIMILTPNQLEKISRILNVSLYEVKVAYEELARWDLLNEDGIDNYSTMCGPITAENLRAIQRQFLKMAVDAMEIYDLTERENTTLTFSIPKAHIPEVKEILKKTRDRINRLSNMKKNQKSCIYNISMALYPVCDSADLS
- a CDS encoding PulJ/GspJ family protein → MILDKKGFTLVEVMVVSAIMAILLLASSQATIVFVKEMQRIEKKQEVVSEIQEMDMFIRRSARNLNMSRLNMPTTFYQTLNTGAASLGSNAVSPAPSMIINPQEWAKNAQGSHLYEKATEAISGTAYDIILDSFLLEEHRLTGSQGGMQKRTKRLMVARCDEADNAFEIDNKFPGITALYVLGAMKRRPFITHRSDGTMSVTCCLPNSPNCTEGSVSKFFFKAYSIDLDNNERVISVQEFPKSNAGNPVVGAGFGMFFKNVEGTNVAIETFTVQNNCYLRKNAFPGACENQIELKQFLKMIDTYTDLVRVTSKSISTTISNDILRTGVISL
- a CDS encoding tail fiber domain-containing protein; protein product: MKHGTYLVLIHVFLASLGSFAAPNLLTYQGRIVKADGSALEYNNVSFLFEITNNTGACVIYREQKNGINMTNSHGVFDVPIGAGTKLFPSSPTKTLLNAFNNSTTHDCADADNNVAGSYTPAVGHTRLLRVQFHDGTGWKVISPDNEIRSVPFAAYSQSAEKLGDLGANDFIVKTGIPSCNTGEFLTWNGTALTCGAVSGASGGTVTNVTSANSYLTVTNNTSTPLLTLNVGTTANTVAAGNDPRLSDSRPPNGAATGDLSGNYPNPTVAKIQNVAVATAAPTTGQFFKFDGAQWAASAIAISDVTNLNSTFSNYHTTAAFNAAVGSANCAAYQTPYWNSVSGSFQCQAINVSVAGDVSGSIGAVSVNKIKGVDVDTTGLSSGQVLKYDGTKWAPGNDSNAGGTVTNITTGTGLSGGPITSTGTISLANTTVTAGSYTRANITVDAQGRLTAASNGSAVNLATDITGTLPIANGGTGQTNATEAFNALSPLTTKGDIVVNDGTNDIRLPVGTNGQVLSANSAQASGLQWVTPTNGTVTNVSGTAPISVSSGSTTPSISIADATTSAKGAVQVGAGIAVTSGTISADPANFPSAVPVAKGGTGATSLTANRLLASNGSGSAITAFNCATGQLLTFDATGMMTCTSFANASVFVNGGNSFAAAGTLGTNDSNALNLETNNAVRLTISAAGDLAVNTTVDTNAKLKIRSGSATQAPLSLDSPASGIPSIDFLRNGTWKGTFGFTNGAGDELYVSNGVNGPVIFDTNNDEKMRIQADGKVGIGSSGPGALLQVGAWDAQATYNSIFVGSYHNTLGQAQFVGNWNSTGYWGIGPATNPANGVVRIGNANTAGDWRATQDLALQVPGRIGLGPTVTAPERVLHIKGTGGLDDDLYIQSQHSASGEGSVIITRARDSAGAPAAVLANDSLGFLAIRGYDGSAYVQAASINAYAASDFATSKSSTMIFSTIASGTSAERMRIHSDGNVGIGTTAPTGHLTVSSAAAYTMIYNTNTSAGGQAWRWLSSSTAAPLGANAMCFALGACYFSLYASGNATLSGTLTQASDVRLKNDIQPILNALDRITNIHGVTYQWIDKNKDQTKQMGLIAQEVEAVFPEVVKTDSKGFKSVAYQNLVAPIIEAIKELNHRWSSDSEVIHKELVAQKREIASLKEENEKLKTQVEEISSIKKALCKQDKSLDFCKK